Proteins encoded in a region of the Bacillus methanolicus genome:
- the rbsK gene encoding ribokinase, with protein sequence MARKKITVIGSINMDLVTETRKIPRIGETVLGDSFHTIPGGKGANQAVAAARLGADVTLIGCVGQDAFGEELVRHLSNQGIHMDYVRQVSYQSTGIASITISDGDNSIIVVPGANYQVTPELVEEHERVIAESDIVLLQLEIPLKSVEKAVEIAKKHNVKVILNPAPIQALSKELVQKIDYLTPNEHEQQELLNYAFEWSEQEKKELMAKCIVTRGSKGVIIFQNGEREISGYKVEAVDTTGAGDTFNGALAYSLSLGMELEEACRFANVAAAISVTKLGAQVGMPTKQEVDQFLEMQNGR encoded by the coding sequence ATGGCAAGAAAAAAAATCACAGTCATTGGCAGTATTAATATGGATTTAGTAACAGAAACGAGGAAAATTCCTCGAATTGGCGAAACGGTTTTAGGCGATTCGTTTCATACTATTCCGGGAGGAAAGGGAGCGAATCAAGCCGTTGCTGCCGCAAGACTGGGAGCGGATGTTACTTTAATCGGATGCGTCGGCCAAGATGCTTTTGGCGAGGAGTTGGTAAGACATTTGTCAAATCAAGGAATTCATATGGACTATGTGAGACAAGTTTCATACCAATCTACAGGGATTGCATCGATCACCATTTCCGATGGCGATAATAGTATTATCGTTGTTCCGGGTGCAAACTATCAAGTAACCCCGGAATTGGTAGAAGAACATGAACGTGTTATTGCGGAAAGTGACATTGTCTTGCTTCAACTTGAAATTCCGCTCAAAAGCGTTGAAAAAGCTGTTGAAATTGCAAAAAAGCACAATGTGAAAGTGATATTGAATCCTGCCCCAATCCAGGCTCTTTCGAAAGAACTTGTTCAAAAAATAGATTATTTGACTCCTAATGAACATGAACAACAAGAATTACTTAATTATGCTTTTGAATGGTCTGAACAAGAAAAAAAAGAATTAATGGCAAAATGTATTGTGACGAGAGGCTCAAAGGGTGTAATAATTTTTCAAAACGGTGAAAGAGAAATTTCTGGCTATAAAGTAGAAGCTGTTGATACAACAGGTGCCGGTGATACGTTTAATGGAGCCCTTGCTTATTCATTAAGTCTTGGCATGGAATTGGAAGAAGCTTGCCGGTTTGCAAACGTTGCAGCTGCAATATCTGTCACAAAATTGGGAGCTCAAGTCGGGATGCCGACTAAACAAGAGGTGGACCAATTTTTAGAAATGCAGAACGGGCGATAA
- a CDS encoding FTR1 family iron permease has protein sequence MYKKLCMLALVFLFTMGFVSYTAMAAENLDDLYIEIGDAIMKTKEADWDSVQANLDTFTQQWKEVKAADSKKAAAVDKNLNDVKIALSQSEKDATKISESLSALSKALVSYQEEQNPPDPQKEKEKLKQLFPTIDELEKMIQNNQLNKASTKYQQLLSAWTANEVIVRNESVVSYGEIETQLSLLRISLTQNPPDREKALKSLKDLRTSVDNFISGKSVKKSAGNDYTLGDVTGLLEKSVQALKDNKPSKAAEYLNKILIIWPAVEGEVRTKDHSLYNRMENEIPAAISLLESDNKNVEKAQAMITELSKSLQLLSAKTSYSYIDALLILLREGFEALLIIAGLLAFLKKTNHADKQAWIWCGVLSGIIASAILAVVMNVFFSKITAAESREYIEGIIGIVAVVMMLTVGAWLHKKSNIAHWNQYIKDHLGKALAKGSLLSMALLSFLSIFREGAETIIFYAGMAPSMDFSQLILGIGIAIMILLVLGIVIIRYSAAIPIRPFFIVATILIYFLSFKMLGVSIHALQVANTIPTHSLTNVPFVELIGLYPTMETLVPQLFLILIITGTTIYLNKSAAGEQAAASK, from the coding sequence ATGTATAAAAAACTTTGCATGCTTGCCCTTGTGTTTCTATTCACAATGGGCTTTGTTTCGTATACCGCCATGGCAGCGGAAAATCTTGATGACTTATATATTGAAATTGGCGATGCCATTATGAAAACAAAGGAAGCGGATTGGGATTCCGTACAGGCTAACCTGGATACATTTACGCAGCAATGGAAAGAAGTAAAAGCTGCGGACAGTAAAAAAGCGGCTGCTGTCGATAAAAATTTAAATGATGTAAAAATCGCTCTCTCGCAATCTGAAAAAGATGCGACTAAAATAAGCGAAAGCCTGTCAGCCTTATCTAAAGCTCTTGTTTCGTACCAAGAGGAACAAAATCCGCCCGATCCGCAGAAAGAAAAAGAAAAACTGAAACAGCTTTTTCCAACTATCGATGAACTTGAAAAAATGATTCAGAATAATCAACTTAATAAAGCAAGCACGAAATATCAGCAATTACTGTCAGCCTGGACTGCCAATGAAGTAATTGTCCGAAACGAAAGCGTTGTCTCGTATGGCGAGATTGAAACCCAGCTTTCTTTATTAAGAATTTCGCTGACGCAAAATCCGCCGGATAGAGAGAAAGCTTTAAAGAGTCTCAAGGATCTTCGGACTTCGGTTGACAATTTTATAAGCGGTAAAAGTGTGAAAAAGTCCGCAGGTAATGACTACACATTGGGTGATGTTACAGGTTTATTAGAAAAAAGCGTACAGGCACTAAAAGATAATAAACCGTCTAAGGCTGCGGAGTATTTAAACAAAATATTGATCATATGGCCGGCGGTGGAAGGGGAAGTACGGACAAAAGACCACTCTCTTTACAATCGCATGGAAAATGAAATTCCTGCAGCAATCAGTTTACTAGAATCCGATAATAAAAATGTGGAAAAAGCACAAGCCATGATCACCGAATTGTCTAAAAGCCTTCAACTGCTTTCAGCAAAAACAAGCTATTCGTATATAGATGCACTGCTTATTCTGTTGCGTGAAGGATTTGAGGCCCTTTTAATCATTGCCGGTTTGCTGGCATTTTTAAAGAAAACGAATCATGCGGACAAACAAGCATGGATTTGGTGCGGCGTCTTAAGTGGGATCATTGCAAGCGCTATTCTCGCAGTTGTCATGAACGTATTTTTCTCAAAAATTACAGCTGCAGAAAGCCGTGAATATATCGAAGGAATTATTGGAATCGTTGCCGTTGTGATGATGTTGACAGTTGGAGCTTGGCTCCACAAAAAGTCGAACATTGCCCACTGGAACCAATATATCAAGGATCATCTCGGAAAAGCATTGGCAAAAGGAAGTTTATTGTCCATGGCCTTGCTCAGTTTTCTTTCAATTTTTCGCGAAGGTGCCGAAACGATCATTTTCTATGCCGGAATGGCTCCATCGATGGATTTCAGCCAGTTAATTCTAGGAATCGGGATCGCAATTATGATTTTATTAGTTCTTGGGATTGTTATTATCCGCTATAGTGCAGCCATTCCAATCCGGCCATTCTTTATAGTCGCGACGATTCTCATCTACTTTTTATCGTTCAAAATGCTTGGAGTCAGCATCCATGCACTGCAAGTGGCAAATACAATTCCAACACATTCATTGACGAATGTTCCCTTTGTTGAACTAATCGGCTTATATCCAACCATGGAAACATTAGTGCCACAGCTTTTTCTTATATTAATAATTACCGGCACGACGATTTATTTGAATAAATCGGCAGCAGGAGAACAAGCGGCTGCGTCGAAATAA
- the efeB gene encoding iron uptake transporter deferrochelatase/peroxidase subunit, with the protein MTELNKQEMTSLLKKQVSRRDVLKAAGIGGVGMLLGATGVGGAFALADVFPSSQNKEKTNDIVPFYGKHQAGITTEVQNHIYFAAFDVTATDRNDLIQLFQDWTDAAAAMTEGKSVGDASDNKFLPPVDTGEAAGLSASNLTLTFGVGPTLFTKNGRDRFGLQKKQPAELKDLPKFPLDSLEEQWTGGDICIQACADDLQVAFHAVRNLARIARGKAVLSWGQAGFQRTKQASPKNETPRNLFGFKDGTVNPDVKDPAEMNKYVWVQPGDGPDWLINGSYLVVRRIQMFIEVWDRTSLKDQENTFGRYRDSGAPLGQKNEFDKPDFEKKNEKGEYYIPQTAHIRVAHGDGSQKILRRSFSYAEGMDVKTGTFDAGLLFISFQRSISKQFVPIQERLAQMDELNEYIVHRGSAVFACLPGVKKGGYIGETLFS; encoded by the coding sequence ATGACGGAACTTAACAAACAAGAAATGACATCACTCTTGAAGAAACAAGTATCGAGACGGGATGTTTTGAAAGCAGCCGGCATTGGAGGAGTCGGCATGCTGCTCGGTGCAACAGGAGTCGGAGGAGCGTTTGCTCTAGCTGATGTGTTTCCAAGCTCGCAAAATAAAGAAAAAACAAATGATATCGTGCCGTTTTACGGAAAACATCAGGCCGGCATCACGACTGAAGTGCAAAACCATATATATTTTGCTGCATTTGACGTGACGGCAACCGACAGAAATGATCTTATTCAGCTTTTTCAAGACTGGACGGATGCTGCCGCAGCTATGACGGAAGGCAAATCGGTAGGAGATGCATCTGATAATAAATTTCTCCCGCCTGTTGATACGGGGGAAGCTGCCGGGCTTTCGGCATCGAATCTGACCTTAACCTTCGGCGTTGGACCGACTCTTTTTACAAAAAATGGCCGGGACAGGTTTGGATTGCAAAAAAAACAGCCGGCTGAACTAAAAGATTTGCCAAAATTTCCTCTTGATTCGTTAGAAGAGCAATGGACAGGAGGAGACATCTGTATCCAAGCGTGTGCGGATGATTTGCAGGTTGCCTTTCATGCTGTCAGAAATTTAGCGAGAATTGCCCGCGGCAAAGCCGTACTTAGCTGGGGCCAAGCCGGCTTCCAGCGCACAAAGCAAGCCAGTCCGAAAAATGAAACACCACGTAACTTATTTGGCTTTAAAGATGGAACGGTAAACCCGGATGTTAAAGATCCTGCTGAAATGAATAAGTACGTCTGGGTACAGCCAGGTGACGGACCTGATTGGCTTATTAACGGATCTTATTTGGTTGTAAGACGGATTCAAATGTTCATCGAGGTTTGGGACAGGACCTCTCTAAAGGATCAAGAAAATACCTTTGGCCGATACCGGGATTCTGGTGCGCCGCTTGGACAGAAAAATGAGTTCGATAAGCCGGATTTTGAAAAGAAGAATGAGAAAGGAGAATACTATATTCCGCAAACAGCGCACATTCGTGTCGCACACGGTGATGGAAGCCAGAAAATCTTGCGGCGCTCTTTTTCGTATGCGGAAGGAATGGATGTAAAAACAGGAACGTTTGATGCCGGCTTATTGTTTATCAGCTTCCAGAGAAGCATTAGCAAACAATTCGTACCGATTCAAGAGCGCCTGGCACAGATGGATGAGTTAAATGAATATATTGTCCATCGGGGAAGTGCCGTGTTTGCCTGTCTGCCGGGAGTGAAAAAGGGAGGATATATTGGAGAAACGCTATTTTCATAA
- the efeO gene encoding iron uptake system protein EfeO, protein MKYYKLPIALLLSSSLLFGCSKTDENSTEPIKKKAPAENSQVDLSKVSADYRTFAIAEIDEFVKKTEAFANAVIAGDVEKAKELYAPARMHYERSEPIAEAFADLDPKIDAREGDVPETEWGGYHRIEKGLWVENTTKGYEQYAEQLIKDVKLLRAKVETVEVTPELLITGAVDLLNEVSTSKVTGEEDRYSHTDLYDFAANVEGAEKIYELLKPALKEKDKELANEIEQRFDALYGLLEKYKKGEGYVSYTELSKEQVKELSQSINELAEPLSQLGIVLEG, encoded by the coding sequence ATGAAATATTATAAATTGCCTATTGCATTATTATTATCCAGCAGTCTGTTGTTTGGTTGTTCTAAAACAGACGAAAATTCAACGGAACCGATTAAGAAAAAGGCTCCTGCGGAGAACTCTCAGGTGGATTTAAGCAAGGTGTCAGCTGATTATCGCACATTTGCTATTGCGGAGATTGATGAATTTGTTAAGAAGACAGAAGCGTTTGCCAATGCAGTGATCGCAGGGGATGTAGAAAAAGCAAAAGAACTTTATGCTCCTGCCCGCATGCATTATGAGCGTTCTGAGCCAATCGCCGAGGCGTTTGCGGACCTTGACCCGAAGATTGACGCCCGAGAAGGTGATGTTCCTGAGACAGAATGGGGAGGCTATCACCGGATTGAAAAAGGTCTCTGGGTTGAAAACACGACAAAAGGCTATGAGCAATATGCTGAGCAGCTTATAAAAGACGTAAAGCTTTTGCGGGCAAAGGTTGAAACGGTTGAAGTGACACCCGAGCTGTTGATCACGGGAGCAGTGGACCTATTAAATGAAGTTTCAACATCAAAAGTGACCGGGGAAGAAGATCGTTATTCACATACAGATTTATACGATTTTGCTGCAAATGTGGAGGGCGCTGAAAAGATTTATGAATTGCTCAAGCCTGCCCTGAAGGAAAAAGACAAGGAACTCGCCAATGAAATCGAACAACGTTTCGATGCATTGTACGGATTGCTTGAAAAATATAAAAAGGGAGAAGGGTATGTATCATATACTGAATTAAGCAAGGAGCAAGTAAAAGAATTGAGCCAGTCGATCAATGAACTTGCAGAACCGCTTTCCCAATTAGGGATTGTGCTGGAGGGATAG
- a CDS encoding nitroreductase family protein: MNIIETIKSRRIIKKFKPEPVDDQLIATWLQAASMAPNHRMTEPWEIIFIGPETRAKLNHKTNFGNAPVLMAVLSKHGASEAEREENAAATACFVQNFMLAAWSDGVGTFWSSIGASPKNREILGVPDDYDVIGVFGVGYPEEVPDAKLRTPIETKIKHLP, translated from the coding sequence TTGAACATTATCGAGACCATCAAATCTAGGCGCATTATTAAAAAATTTAAGCCTGAACCAGTCGATGATCAATTGATCGCTACATGGCTTCAAGCTGCAAGTATGGCACCAAATCACAGAATGACAGAACCATGGGAAATTATTTTTATCGGACCGGAAACGAGAGCAAAGCTAAACCATAAAACGAATTTTGGAAATGCACCTGTTCTCATGGCGGTTTTATCTAAGCATGGCGCATCAGAAGCAGAGAGAGAGGAAAATGCAGCCGCAACCGCCTGCTTTGTTCAAAACTTTATGCTCGCTGCATGGTCCGATGGGGTCGGAACATTTTGGTCTTCGATCGGAGCAAGCCCAAAAAACCGGGAAATTCTCGGTGTTCCTGATGATTATGATGTTATTGGTGTTTTCGGTGTCGGCTATCCGGAAGAAGTGCCGGATGCAAAGCTCCGGACTCCGATTGAAACAAAAATAAAGCATCTTCCTTAA
- a CDS encoding Cof-type HAD-IIB family hydrolase gives MSYKIVFFDIDGTLVNEEARIPQDSIEAIKKLKKRNVEVCFATGRAPFHFKNIAEELGIDSYVSFNGAYVVHKGKVIYEHPIHPSSLELLENHARQLNHPIVYLGHEECYANEDNHPHIIESFQSVKVEVPGYHPHYWKEAKIFQALLYCQEHEEHYYQGKFSDLTFIRWHRLSMDVLPSDGSKAIGIEVMLKHLNLSPEDAVAFGDGLNDKEMLSYVGMGIAMGNAHEELKPFAKFTTKHINDGGIRYGLQELQLI, from the coding sequence ATGTCTTATAAAATTGTATTTTTCGACATTGACGGCACATTAGTCAACGAAGAAGCAAGAATACCCCAAGACTCAATAGAGGCGATAAAGAAGCTGAAAAAACGGAACGTCGAAGTTTGCTTTGCAACCGGAAGAGCGCCATTTCATTTTAAGAATATCGCCGAAGAACTGGGGATTGATTCCTATGTAAGTTTTAACGGTGCTTATGTCGTCCATAAAGGGAAAGTCATCTATGAACATCCGATTCATCCATCCAGTTTGGAATTATTGGAGAATCATGCACGTCAACTCAACCACCCAATTGTCTATTTAGGCCATGAAGAATGCTATGCAAATGAAGACAATCATCCCCATATTATCGAATCTTTCCAGTCTGTCAAGGTAGAGGTTCCAGGTTATCATCCGCATTATTGGAAAGAAGCAAAGATCTTCCAAGCTTTACTTTATTGCCAGGAACATGAAGAGCATTATTATCAAGGGAAATTTTCCGACCTTACTTTTATTCGATGGCATCGGTTGTCGATGGATGTTCTTCCGTCAGACGGATCAAAGGCGATCGGAATCGAGGTCATGCTTAAGCACCTAAACCTGTCACCAGAAGATGCTGTAGCATTTGGGGACGGATTAAATGATAAAGAGATGCTTTCTTATGTCGGAATGGGAATTGCCATGGGTAATGCCCATGAAGAATTAAAACCTTTTGCTAAGTTTACCACAAAGCATATTAATGATGGCGGTATACGATATGGTCTCCAAGAGCTGCAGCTGATTTAA
- the menC gene encoding o-succinylbenzoate synthase — protein sequence MKLTKIILRHLKMRMKSPFTTSFGSFQDKEFLLLEAFDENGLSGWGESVAFAAPWYNEETVKTNWHMLEDFLIPAILNKEFNHPDEVSVIFSYIRKNNMAKSTVEGAVWDLYAKEKGISLAAALGGQKEKIEVGISIGIQDTVEDLLRLIDGYMNEGYKRMKVKIKPGWDVDVIREIRKRFPDVPLMADANSAYTLEDIDLLKALDEFNLMMIEQPLASDDIVDHARLQKEIKTPVCLDESIHSYEDARKAIELGSCKMINIKIGRVGGLTESKRIHDLCREHGLPVWCGGMLESGIGRAHNIALTTLDNFILPGDTAGSSRYWERDIIEPEVVVQDGWIIVPDKPGIGYEPNYDTIKEFTVFEKSFT from the coding sequence ATGAAACTAACAAAAATAATTTTACGCCATCTGAAAATGAGAATGAAATCCCCGTTTACAACAAGTTTCGGATCTTTTCAGGATAAAGAATTTCTTTTGCTCGAAGCCTTTGATGAAAACGGGCTGAGCGGCTGGGGGGAATCGGTTGCATTCGCTGCACCCTGGTACAATGAAGAAACGGTAAAAACAAATTGGCATATGCTTGAAGATTTTTTGATTCCGGCAATACTGAATAAAGAATTCAACCACCCTGATGAAGTGTCGGTCATTTTTTCATACATAAGGAAAAATAATATGGCAAAATCAACTGTTGAAGGAGCAGTTTGGGACTTATACGCAAAGGAAAAGGGAATTTCGCTTGCCGCTGCACTTGGCGGACAAAAAGAGAAAATTGAGGTCGGAATCTCGATCGGCATCCAGGATACAGTGGAAGACCTCCTTCGTTTGATTGATGGCTATATGAATGAAGGCTATAAACGGATGAAAGTTAAAATCAAGCCGGGATGGGATGTTGACGTGATAAGAGAGATAAGGAAACGTTTCCCGGACGTTCCCCTGATGGCAGATGCCAATTCAGCTTATACCCTTGAGGATATTGATCTTTTAAAGGCGCTTGATGAATTTAACTTAATGATGATTGAGCAGCCTTTGGCTTCGGATGATATCGTCGACCATGCCCGGCTGCAAAAAGAGATAAAAACGCCGGTTTGTCTGGATGAAAGCATTCATTCTTATGAGGATGCAAGGAAAGCGATTGAACTCGGAAGCTGCAAAATGATCAATATCAAAATAGGGCGTGTTGGCGGTTTGACCGAATCAAAAAGAATTCACGATCTTTGCCGGGAACACGGACTTCCTGTTTGGTGCGGCGGCATGCTTGAATCCGGAATCGGCAGGGCACATAATATTGCATTGACAACACTGGATAATTTTATTCTGCCGGGTGATACAGCCGGCTCTTCACGATATTGGGAACGTGATATTATCGAACCTGAGGTTGTTGTACAGGACGGCTGGATAATCGTTCCGGACAAACCGGGAATCGGCTACGAGCCAAATTATGACACAATTAAAGAATTTACCGTTTTCGAGAAATCTTTTACATGA
- a CDS encoding GNAT family N-acetyltransferase: MRSAVEIKVLKSNDELRQVQVLEKEVWNTDPTPLHQTITASQNGGLLLGAFIDGNMVGFNYSFPGFRDGKSYLCSHMLGIHPDYQGRGIGASLKAKQKQFASEMGYDLITWTYDPLESRNAYLNLTKLHAVCSTYVENCYGEMQDSLNSGLPSDRFKVEWWINSPHVSEPKAFKITDARHILQWDMTDLSLPKLKDFKTGLSGVQETHQPLFVPVPANFQAVKNQDDKLAIDWRLKTRKIFQSLFASGYAAVSLVKGETAAVNYYLLAKREILDLD, encoded by the coding sequence ATGCGGTCAGCTGTTGAAATCAAGGTTCTAAAGAGCAATGATGAACTACGGCAAGTTCAAGTGCTTGAAAAAGAAGTTTGGAACACAGACCCGACCCCACTTCACCAAACGATCACAGCTTCACAAAATGGCGGCCTGTTACTTGGGGCTTTTATCGATGGCAACATGGTCGGATTCAATTACAGTTTTCCTGGATTTCGCGACGGAAAAAGCTATTTGTGTTCCCATATGCTTGGTATACATCCCGATTATCAGGGTCGAGGAATCGGTGCGAGCCTGAAAGCAAAACAAAAGCAATTTGCAAGTGAAATGGGGTATGATTTAATTACATGGACGTATGATCCGCTTGAGAGCAGAAACGCATATTTAAATCTAACGAAACTGCACGCTGTCTGCTCAACCTATGTTGAAAATTGCTACGGTGAAATGCAAGACAGTTTAAACAGCGGACTTCCGAGCGACCGTTTTAAAGTTGAGTGGTGGATCAATAGCCCTCATGTCTCTGAACCGAAAGCCTTTAAGATTACAGATGCACGGCATATACTTCAATGGGATATGACGGATCTCTCTTTACCGAAACTAAAGGATTTTAAAACTGGATTATCCGGTGTTCAAGAGACCCATCAACCATTGTTTGTGCCGGTTCCGGCGAATTTTCAAGCGGTAAAAAACCAAGATGATAAACTGGCGATTGATTGGCGTTTGAAGACAAGGAAAATTTTTCAATCCTTATTTGCTTCCGGATATGCTGCTGTTTCACTTGTAAAAGGTGAAACAGCAGCTGTTAACTATTATTTGCTCGCAAAGCGGGAAATACTGGATCTGGACTAA